Proteins from one Aspergillus nidulans FGSC A4 chromosome VIII genomic window:
- a CDS encoding CORVET complex membrane-binding subunit VPS8 (transcript_id=CADANIAT00002480), which produces MSSTIEGRDDWAREDDLDLGQDPNQDELQLHPAAATSSNSNGVIKSGNSSEELKDGSIAYIEEDIQDPAAQNHVSRTELDSPSPLQSPIKSPRPELIGSDGVDDVASNPDDTPSLHGSIRSSPSSSTLAFRGSSPLPSPSPSHRPFDLRFQSRLSASSLGSIRPSSPFLAQVRSRKSSLTSRLSPATIESDQEGRQDPWEVVRWTKLRKITGQAFSEVGKRNFGSPTCIVVSTSIVIGTSRGIVLVFDYQQNLKAVIGHGTKAVECGSVQSLALSADHSTVAAGHVSGDIFTWEISRPARPFLTIPPIPVNQVETRTSDGHISGSPVIHLGFLGTRRTALVSADKRGMAFSHLATRGMGAMGRTVKTTRVLGRYPQLTSENAKPRKPSSVLAFSPLPLGNVEQSTDSLGLVAMLTPYLLVIVSTTPVAQTQHKSPRPKEVAAHGAMTGALAWFPAIRLKGSDSQISRTKLVYCWSNLLTILDVLEVESDDSSRDRPPSLEFRPRSRWRADEAIVAVQWLSRSVLAVLTITQQMLILEDHTMRVTNAVDLLNRHIYHVDLFSAQLHSLIEQFNEEDTSMHGVVADAFYMSFRSYKGRLFMLGFNELLIGNLSNWADRLLAIMEAGDFIGAIRQATAYYSGNSEKLTVGLPDEDALRQPIVRERLLEMITASLKYAFGRNAEATNDRLERQQLEELAQVSISACVCMADEDFLWDEVFNWYEEHGSEGVFLDALEPFIVEGTVVALPPTAVKALINHFVVTHTASQLEEILCLLDTSTMDIDQVTTLCKQHNLYDAFIYVWNRCLGDYVGPLEELIKLIPFQQSIANGDSVYEPKDFTNAMKIFPYLSFILTSRSYPTGSDMDDTEASRAKAALYDYLFSGTRGSISPLEVLLKFDTSSFMSMLNEAFEDSFLNEQDPDEVPQQRLSFNRQYLISILLQTMTSGSFPASDSIYLDMFIARNLPKYPQYILLSGSTLHQVLERLCQYPTEEMAEDCELSAEYLLSIYHPPDIQEMIPLFREAHFYRILKSTYRTEKQFPELILTYLEDPSERERIFTCLQDCLRPGSNLSKKQRRAVVGVTEARAHDIAAIDVRMAAQTMRDFAPETHGTFIKALQDNDYDQYQYLGVIVEHKVQPALDNRNSRSIENWMVERYVQLLCKHDPAKVADFVDTLREGDIKLEELLPSMEECGAVDAAVILLARQGQIRAAMDRLIAHLKTLESGLVGILQSVQETPNSATTAQAIEDLMESLNKYAKVGTWLCQGQSRTAKNSLLDRNGGGKNGLQQPLSFDEELWLDLLEGIVRIASSVFGQINGGLANQVKTAEKSTSSFGANASQLVSSFRTLVQDVFTILLSSTVRTSGSGPATGERNDVAFLRILRAFLTRAARWSPSLLELRAVLASVFSAYTYEKSLLSLANGMLDRDLFVHVDEVTRLRQRGWRPRGQVCEICRQRIWGPGVGPQHWHAWEKRQNELKQHRLARQLEERVDPATARGKGKAVASPTDPPLHHLDRHMGAGTSEEAAMKFHEDEGVTLGAVVVFSCRHLYHRQCLVDIGQSRPTRQRQHDGEWEMLVCPVCPVHSE; this is translated from the exons ATGAGCTCCACGATCGAGGGCCGTGATGACTGGGCCCGAGAGGACGACCTCGACTTGGGACAGGACCCGAACCAGGACGAACTGCAACTGCATCCGGCGGCAgcaaccagcagcaacagcaacggcGTTATTAAGAGTGGGAACTCTTCGGAGGAATTGAAAGATGGGTCAATTGCGTATATAGAGGAGGATATACAGGATCCGGCTGCGCAGAATCATGTCTCGAGAACGGAACTCGACTCGCCCTCGCCGCTGCAGTCGCCGATCAAGTCCCCTCGTCCTGAGCTGATAGGCTCCGACGGTGTCGACGATGTTGCTTCCAACCCGGACGATACGCCGTCCCTGCAT GGATCAATCCGGTCGTCGCCGAGTAGTAGTACACTGGCATTTCGtggctcttctcctcttcccagcCCTAGCCCGTCGCATCGTCCATTTGACCTTCGGTTCCAGTCGAGGTTGTCAGCTTCATCTCTCGGCAGCATCcggccgtcgtcgccgttTCTTGCACAAGTCCGCTCGCGAAAGTCGTCACTCACGAGCCGCTTATCCCCGGCCACCATTGAGTCTGACCAGGAGGGGCGTCAGGACCCTTGGGAAGTTGTACGCTggacgaagctgagaaaaaTCACGGGCCAGGCATTTTCAGAGGTCGGCAAACGAAATTTCGGCTCCCCTACGTGTATAGTGGTTTCTACGTCTATCGTTATTGGGACTTCAAGAGGAATTGTTTTGGTATTTGATTATCAGCAGAACTTGAAGGCTGTCATTGGGCACGGGACGAAAG CTGTTGAATGTGGATCAGTTCAGTCGCTGGCTCTTTCTGCAGATCATTCGACTGTTGCTGCAGGTCACGTCTCGGGTGATATATTCACATGGGAGATATCAAGGCCAGCGCGGCCTTTTCTTACCATTCCTCCTATACCTGTAAATCAGGTTGAGACGCGAACTTCTGATGGCCATATATCTGGGTCGCCGGTCATACACTTGGGATTTCTGGGAACCAGGCGCACTGCGCTCGTGTCTGCGGACAAGCGAGGAATGGCCTTTTCCCATTTAGCGACACGCGGTATGGGTGCTATGGGCCGTACGGTGAAGACAACTCGAGTTCTAGGCCGCTACCCTCAGCTGACGTCGGAGAACGCTAAGCCGCGGAAGCCGAGTTCTGTGCTTGCGTTCTCGCCTCTTCCCCTTGGGAATGTCGAACAGTCCACAGACTCTCTTGGCTTAGTTGCCATGCTTACCCCGTATTTGCTGGTGATCGTCTCTACAACGCCTGTGGCACAGACCCAACACAAATCACCTCGTCCGAAAGAGGTCGCCGCTCATGGCGCAATGACAGGCGCTCTTGCCTGGTTTCCGGCAATTAGACTGAAGGGAAGCGATTCGCAGATATCCAGGACTAAACTCGTGTACTGCTGGTCAAACTTACTAACAATACTGGATGTGCTGGAGGTGGAATCAGATGATTCATCAAGAGATCGCCCTCCGAGCTTAGAATTCCGGCCCCGAAGcagatggagagcagacGAGGCTATCGTGGCCGTACAATGGTTGAGTCGCTCGGTGTTGGCCGTTCTGACTATCACACAGCAAATGCTAATTCTAGAGGACCACACGATGCGCGTGACTAATGCTGTTGATTTGTTGAACCGACATATTTACCATGTGGACCTGTTTTCTGCTCAACTTCACTCATTAATTGAGCAATTTAATGAAGAGGATACTTCCATGCATGGTGTTGTGGCCGACGCCTTCTATATGAGCTTCCGATCCTACAAGGGTCGGTTGTTTATGCTCGGCTTTAACGAATTATTGATCGGCAATCTATCAAATTGGGCAGATCGGCTGCTTGCTATCATGGAAGCCGGTGATTTCATTGGGGCTATTCGTCAAGCAACAGCCTATTATAGCGGAAACTCAGAAAAATTGACTGTTGGTCTTCCCGACGAAGACGCTCTGAGGCAACCCATTGTGCGTGAAAGGCTCCTGGAGATGATAACTGCATCTTTGAAGTATGCTTTTGGGCGGAACGCAGAAGCCACTAATGACCGGCTCGAGCgccagcagctggaagagctaGCTCAGGTCTCTATTTCAGCCTGTGTATGTATGGCGGACGAAGACTTCCTATGGGATGAAGTCTTTAACTGGTACGAAGAGCATGGATCCGAAGGAGTCTTccttgatgcgctggaacCATTTATTGTTGAAGGGACAGTGGTAGCTTTACCACCGACTGCCGTCAAAGCCCTGATAAACCACTTCGTCGTCACCCATACCGCTAGTCAACTGGAAGAGATACTCTGTTTGCTTGACACTAGCACGATGGATATTGACCAAGTCACAACATTGTGCAAGCAACACAACCTCTATGATGCATTTATATACGTTTGGAACCGATGTTTGGGGGATTACGTAGGGCCCTTGGAAGAGCTGATCAAATTGATCCCTTTTCAACAGTCCATAGCCAATGGGGATTCCGTCTACGAGCCCAAGGATTTTACGAACGCGATGAAAATCTTCCCATATCTCTCTTTCATTCTCACGTCACGCTCATATCCGACAGGGAGCGATATGGATGACACCGAAGCGTCACGAGCAAAGGCAGCCTTGTACGACTATTTGTTCTCTGGGACTCGTGGATCCATCTCTCCTCTGGAAGTTCTGCTGAAGTTTGACACGTCTAGCTTCATGAGCATGCTAAACGAAGCGTTCGAAGATAGCTTTCTCAATGAGCAAGATCCGGACGAGGTTCCTCAGCAACGGCTGTCTTTCAACCGACAGTATTTGATTAGCATCTTGCTCCAAACCATGACATCAGGCTCTTTCCCTGCGTCCGATTCTATATATCTGGATATGTTCATCGCTCGCAATCTTCCTAAATACCCGCAATACATCCTCCTTTCCGGGAGCACTCTCCATCAAGTCCTCGAGCGGTTGTGCCAATATCCAActgaggagatggcggaggatTGCGAACTGAGCGCCGAATACCTATTATCCATCTACCACCCGCCAGATATTCAAGAGATGATCCCGCTATTTCGGGAGGCGCACTTCTACAGGATTCTCAAGTCAACGTATCGCACCGAGAAGCAATTCCCGGAGCTGATACTCACGTACCTGGAAGATCCAAGTGAGCGAGAAAGAATCTTTACTTGTCTTCAGGACTGCCTCCGTCCTGGGTCTAACTTGAGTAAGAAGCAAAGACGGGCTGTTGTCGGTGTGACTGAAGCCCGTGCCCATGATATTGCGGCCATAGATGTTCGCATGGCCGCGCAGACGATGCGTGATTTCGCTCCAGAGACACATGGGACGTTTATTAAAGCTCTTCAAGACAATGACTATGACCAATACCAATATCTAGGTGTCATTGTTGAGCATAAAGTGCAACCTGCGTTGGATAACCGCAATTCCCGGTCTATTGAGAATTGGATGGTCGAACGTTACGTTCAGCTACTCTGCAAGCATGATCCTGCGAAGGTAGCCGACTTTGTGGATACCCTCCGAGAAGGGGACATTAAGCTTGAAGAGTTACTCCCGTCCATGGAGGAGTGCGGAGCGGTGGATGCCGCTGTGATACTCTTGGCCAGACAAGGGCAAATACGTGCCGCGATGGACCGTCTTATTGCACACCTGAAGACCCTAGAGTCAGGGCTGGTGGGTATCCTACAGAGCGTCCAGGAAACGCCCAATTCGGCCACCACAGCGCAAGCAATTGAAGATCTAATGGAATCTCTGAACAAGTATGCGAAAGTTGGAACGTGGCTGTGCCAAGGCCAGAGCAGGACGGCCAAAAATTCGCTTCTCGACCGGAATGGTGGGGGCAAAAACGGCTTGCAGCAACCTCTTTCGTTTGACGAGGAGCTCTGGCTCGATTTGCTCGAGGGTATTGTGCGCATCGCAAGTAGTGTCTTTGGACAGATCAATGGCGGGCTCGCGAATCAGGTAAAGACGGCAGAGAAGTCGACATCTTCGTTCGGGGCGAATGCTTCCCAGCTCGTGTCGTCGTTTCGCACCCTGGTACAAGACGTCTTCACTATCCTACTTTCGAGTACGGTCCGTACTAGCGGATCAGGCCCGGCGACGGGTGAACGCAATGATGTTGCATTTCTTCGTATCCTTCGTGCTTTCCTAACTAGAGCAGCGCGGTGGTCTCCATCCCTGCTCGAACTGCGAGCCGTTCTTGCATCGGTGTTCTCCGCCTACACTTATGAAAAGTCGCTCTTATCACTCGCGAACGGAATGCTGGACCGTGATCTATTCGTGCATGTCGATGAGGTGACCCGACTACGGCAGAGGGGATGGCGCCCGCGTGGCCAAGTCTGCGAAATCTGCCGCCAGCGCATCTGGGGCCCTGGAGTCGGCCCCCAACATTGGCATGCATGGGAAAAACGGCAAAATGAGCTAAAACAGCACCGCCTCGCCCGGCAACTAGAAGAACGGGTCGACCCTGCGACTGCGAGAGGGAAAGGCAAAGCCGTAGCATCCCCTACTGATCCGCCGCTGCACCATCTGGACCGGCACATGGGCGCGGGCACGAGCGAAGAAGCGGCGATGAAATTCCATGAAGACGAGGGTGTGACTCTAGGGGCCGTGGTGGTGTTCTCATGTCGGCACCTCTATCATCGCCAGTGTCTGGTGGATATTGGGCAGTCACGGCCGACTCGGCAGCGACAGCATGACGGGGAGTGGGAGATGTTGGTGTGTCCGGTTTGTCCTGTACATAGCGAATGA